ATTTAACCGATCATTCTGTTTCTCAAATGAGTTTTCTGTGATATAACGCGTTCGCTTTTTCTGTTTTATTTTGGTGACATCGACCATCACTAGACCATCAATGCATTCTCCGAAGCCGGCATCGACGCCAAAATCCAGAAACACTAACCCACCGGGTTCGCAAAGCTCGCTGTATTGTTTAAATAATGTGGGAATACTACACCCCATATTGGACATTATATTTTTTAAGGTTCTAAAATCGTTCTTATAATCATCGCCAGAGAAATTACCTTTTAAGCTATCGATTAAATCTGAGGATAAATTATATGGGTGTTTTGAATGAGCGAGCTTACTAATGTGTCTTATAGGAGTACCTGACTCAACATCGAGGCAACCTGAATTTTTTAAAAATGCTTGCTGGTGTTCAGGCTGCCCAAAATACATAGAGAAAAAGTAAACCATTAAGTCCTTTGCTGCTTTCGGCATATCATTAGAGAGGCTAACAGGCCCAAATAGATAGCGAACATCAGGCTTGTTGCTAAGAAAAGACCCAATGCCATACCAAAGGTAATCTAAGCTCCTTTTACCCCAGTATTTAGGCTGAACAAAACTCCTGCCCAGCTCTGCACCTTGTTCCAGAATAGGAATAATCGCCTCATCATAATCAAACAAAGAAGCACTATATAACCCATCAACACCTTTACCTTTAATAATATTGCGTGCTTCCGCTAATCGGTATGCCCCGACGATCTCAAGATTTTTCTCATCCCACAAAACCAATTGGCTATAGATAGAATCATATCGATCAATATCACGTCGCTGACCGGTACCTTCTCCCACAGCCCTAAACGCAATTTCACGCAACCGCCCTATTTCACGTAAAGCGGCGCAACTTCCTGACTTTTGGTAGAGGTATATTTGCTTCCCATCATTGGTTTCACCTAAATGAGTTTGAGAAGAAACGAGTTGTTTCAGTGTCTTTCTAGACTCAGGGTGCGCCACAGCACTTTGAGTTGGCCAAATTCCCTTTTTCCCTTTCCCTATTTTATAAACATGTTTTTTAAACAGCTTAACTTGTGTTTTAAAGGGCAAACCGCTTTGGTTAAAGGTTTCGTGTGTGATTAAGTCACCCACACGAATCGACACTGATTTGCGATTTTGCTTATACATTTCAGGTACTAATAAAAACGAAGATAAAGGTTTGTATATGGCTGATAAACCGTAAAACAGTGCCGAGTTAGTCGCATCAATAAACACTGGCAGAATGGGGGCTTGAGCCAATTTCGCAAGGCACAAAAAATCATCTCGCCATTTAGGGTCGCTAATGCCGGTCGGACGAATACGAGACACATCCTGACACGGGAAGATTATCAACGCACCTTCAGAGGCTAGAAACTCATAGGCTGCTTTATTAACGTCTTGCCCTACCTCTGATGAAGCAAGGCCGTCAGCAGATTGTGGATTAGCATTCATCTGGTATGGCAGAACAATTGACGCTAATGGCGAAGATTCCAAATCGTCTGGTAGCGTTTTACCATCTTCAACAATAACCTTTACATCTGGTCGAACGTCACTAACAAGCTTATATAAAGCGGCTGCATCAAGCGTCCCTAATGGGTGATTCGATATAATAACCACACGGCCATCTGTGGGAATGCTTTCCTTTTCTTTCCACGGTGTCTGAAACGAAAATTGAAAATGCTCAAGAATCTGCTCAACGAACTCGATGCCTTGTAAGTGAGGGTGTGATTTGATGAAGTCACCGAAAAACGTGCTATTGGACTCGGCTAGCTTTTCAAAACCATCATTTAATAAAGAGGTGCGTTTGTTGTCCGCTTTGTCAGTAGCAATACGCGTTTGAAATTCACTATCATTAGTGGCTAATAATCGTTCGAAGCTCATGCTGTCACCCTCTGATTTTTTATACACACTAGACTTCGTGTATGAATCTTGGGTGACAATTTGATGTCAGTTTAATGTCAAAGCTGGGGTTTCATTCACGGCTCAGAGGTCACATATTTGCATATCAAAAGCGCTTTACTTGTGACAGCCGTAACAAGTTGGAGCCCAGTCTGAGTGGCAGTCAATACAATTAAGTTCGTTATTATGTTGAGATTGCTGCTTAGTCTGGCGCGATAACTCAGAAGACCAAGTATTATTAATACGTTTATCTTTTAATATAGTGACCTCTATTTTCTTAGAGGTCACAGAGGTTAAGATGACCTTCTGGTCCTGCTTCACGATATTACCAAATGGAGTACCATCACTTCTCAGTACTTTAACACCCCCCTCAGTGTCTGTTTCCGCCTTTTCCTCCTTAGGCCGCTGCTCTAATGTCCCGTGACAATCATGACATTCAATCTTTGGAAGCCTAATCGGACGGCTATCATCATTGGCAATGTGCTTTTTATACTCTTCTACACTTATCAAGGTGGTGTGGCAATCAACACAAAGTAACCGACCTCCCGGCACTTCAGCGGGTTTATTTGTTGCGCCGTAATGAACGGCTATATCCCCGGAGGGGTTTACCGCAATATCACGAGCATCCACATGACATCTAAAGCAATTTTCTAGCGACATGTGAGGTTGAATGCTTACTTTGCCAGACTCCGCTTTTACATTACTGCCAATTATCGCCAATGCAGCAACAAGAGCAGTATGTAAGATCTTTTTAAGGTGAGAAATGCCTATCACAAATTAATTCTTAGTCGGGTCGAAACGAACCACGCGTGATTTTCGTTTCTTTTGAAATTGTTTCCAGCGCCTAAATGTGTTTTTTTTCCAACATGGATGTTGGCAAACAACAGGGTTGAGGGCCATATCAGATTGAAAGTGCGTACAATGTAAACAGGGGTTGGTGAAGAACTCTTTTAATGTAAGGTAAGCACCATTTAAAACTAACATAACAACAAGAATAGTTGACCCCCAATACAACCAAGGCCACGAAGGTAATACTGAATTTTGGCTCCAATAATCCGATTGTTCACTTCCTACCAGTAGCGCTGGCTGTTGAGCAAAGTACTGTCGAACATGCCCCCATACGTCCATCCAGTCTATTTGAATATGGATGAGATAGGCCCAAGCAATCGTAGTTGTGACTACCAACCCTACATACAAGGCCGTGGGTTTATTCCCCATAGATTTTCTAAGAACATTGAGGTCTCCTAGATTAGTAACAGGCCCCGCCATTAGAAAGACCCACACCAACTCAGGCTTCACCCCGCTCAGTATCATAGTAGAACCTAGCATAATACCGGGCAGCGAACATATATACATGGGTATTGCCAACAGTATCATAATTAGACAAGCAACCAGAAAAGGTAGGTCGTCTAGCCATCCCGATAGGTTAGTCAAAGAGAAGCTACTCACTAACAGAGCGACTAACAAAAGCCCTAAAATTAAGTCAAAAGCGATACGACTTCCATAAACCGTTGTCGCCCACTTTATAGAACGAACTATAAAGCTGCCGTCTGAATGCCCTTCAGAAGATGCTGCATTGATGGTCGTGGGAATATATAGATTATCTTGGATTGTAGCTTTTGGCTCCAAAGCAAAAAATGTAAAGCCAATAATGTAGCTACATACAATAGCCCCGATAATATAATAGAGCGTGAACTCAGCACCTAAGAGCGCAATAGATAGAATGATGGCCGCTATTGAGGTAGCGGGTGCCGAAAAAATAAAAGAGAAGAGGTTTCCATAAGGTACACCCTGGCCTCTCATGCTAACCGCCATAGGTACTGTGCCACAAGAACATATTGGTAAAATAAGGCCGGAGAGATTAAAAAAACTGAGGCTTAGAATCGTTCTTTTTTGTGCAAAGTGGCGTAAGCGTTGGAATCGCCCCAAGCTCTCGTGAACAAGCCCAGCCGCTACTACACCTATCACCAAAAACGGGGCCATTTCATATAGCATCCCCATAAAAGCATGGCTGAACCGCTCAATAAACGCCAACATTTAACGTAGCCTTGTTGTCATAATGTAATAGTGAGAAAGTAGTATTCACGGTGCAGCCCACCTTGGTCTGACTTCTGATGTAATTGTTGTTTTAATGATCTGGCCACCCCGAAAAGCGACGATCTCTGCCTCTTTGTTAGCGCCAGTCTTAAATATAAACTTGTCAAGGTCGTAATTATTATCAAACGTATAGCCGTTTACGCTCATGATGATGTCGTCTTTAATTAAACCTGAATTGCTAGCAATGGAGTTAGGCCATATATATTTGATAGCGACGCCTTTTGAGTATTGCTTATTGTCGGCTAATAAATGGTGTTCTTTTACGGTTAGATTACGATAAGAGAAGCCAAACCAGGGGAGTTCAAAAGTTGGGTATGCCATTAGTACTTTATAGAACGTCATAATGATATTCATCGGCAAGGCATGCTCTTCTTCGCTTCCAACAACAGCGGCCAAATTTTTGTGAATAAATGTGTTGAGGCGCTATACAGCCTAATCAACATCCCAATAAAAGCCACTATTACGCCTCCAAAATAGTGGCTTTTTCTTTAATATGAACCATACAGGAGCGTAAGTTGGAATTTACTCTATTGGATAGCTTGGCATATTTAGGTGGTTTCTTTACGATGATCAGTTTCGTACCCCAGATATGGCGTTGCTATAAAACAAAGTGTGCGAATGACCTTTCTATAGGTATGTTAATCATCACTTTACTATCAGGTTTGTTCTACGAAAGTTATGCAATCTTGTTAAATCTAACGCCAGTCATTATTACCAACAGTATTTTCATACTCTTGGTACTGTTGTTATTAGTTTTAAAAATCCGTTACGATAAAATCACTAAGCAACACACGCTAACAACAGGAAAGAAAAGCCATAAAAGTCGCCATTGGCTCCGGTATTTTTATGGTTGTACTCGCTTTGTTTTTTTCGATCATTGCGCAGTCTGAAGCACTATTACTCGATGGTCTCTTCTCGTTTATTAACATGATTATGGCTCTAATAACGTTGCAGGTTAGTCGGTTGATTAGCCGGCCAAATGACTCGCGATATCATTTTGGTTATTGGTCCTATGAGCCTCTACTTAACTTAGCGAAAGGTTCTCTCATCACTATCGTGAGTCTGTTTGCATTAGGCTCAGCAATTATTGTGCTTATTGATGGCGGACGACACATTGAAGCTGATATGGCGATGATCTATGCGGTGATTGCTACCAGTGGATGTTTACTTGTACATCGCTATCTTAAACAAGTCGCTAAAGAGTGTAACTCACCTATTATTGCGGTAGATGCTCACAACTGGCTAATTGACGGAGTGATTAGTGGTGCAGTTGCTTTGGCATTTGTTGTGGTTTACTTGTTGGAAAGTATGGGGGTCAACAGTTTTACGCCCTACGCAGACCCCGTTCTAGTAATACTGTTAGTATGTGGAACGATTCCAATCCCGCTTCGTATCATTCGCGATAACTGGCGACAGATAATTGGACACGCCCCTCACCATGAGACTCAGTTAGAGACAAAAAATTGCGTTGATAGCCTTATGAGCTCAATACCAGTGAGCCATTACAACCTGAGAATGAGTGAGATCGGTCGATTACTTTATATTCAGCTGTATTTGGTCAGTGATACTTCAATGACCATTGCTGAAACAGATCTCATAAGAGAACGTTTATACGATAAGCTGAATAAACAGTTAGAAGACAGGTGCTCTTCTTTGGCCGTTGATTTTATCTTTTGCACTGATGATCAGTGGGTAAAACGGTCGACACATCCTGACGAGCTAACGAATACTAAAACTCAACCAGATGTTTAACGACCAGATGTTTAACGAAATGTCTGGCAGGCCAGACGAATATAGGGTCTTCACTAGCATTGTTGAGTGCTAGTGAAGACCGAGCTTTCGTTAATACAGAGCGAGCTAACAACCCATTATGATTTAAAACATGAGTTAGCCGTTCAAATACCCCCCATGAAAACGAAGGTGGTCTTCAATAAAGCTGGCTATAAAGTAATAACTATGGTCATAACCTTCATGAAGGCGAACCTCTAGCGGATAGTCATTGGCTTTCGCTGCTGCTTCGAGCAACTCTGGCTTTAGTTGCTCTGTTAAAAAGTCATCGGCTAACCCTTGGTCTACCAACCCGGGAATTTTATCCTTCGCATCACGCATTAAAATGCTGGTATCGTAATGGCGCCACGCTGCACTGTCTTCCCCCAAATAAGCGGTAAACGCCTTTTTACCCCATGGGCAGTTAGAAGGATTACTAATAGGACTAAATGCCGATACAGACAGATAACGCTCAGGGTTGCGCAGCGTTATCATAAGTGCTCCATGCCCACCCATTGAGTGACCAGATATTGCTCGTTTATTCGAAACCGGGAAGGTACTTTCGATCAACGCTGGTAGCTCATTAACAATGTAATCATACATATGATAATGACGATTCCAGGGCGCTTGTGTGGCATTCACATAGAATCCCGCGCCTTTACCTAAGTCATAACCTTCATCATCGGCCACATCGTCACCGCGAGGACTGGTATCTGGCGCCACAATAGCGATGCCTAGTTCGGCTGCTATTCGGTGGGCACCTGCTTTTTGCATAAAGTTTTCATCGGTACAGGTAAGACCTGATAACCAATACAATACTGGAACCTCTTGGCCATTAGAGGCCTGTGGAGGTAGATAAATAGCAAAGCGCATGGTGCAGTTTAACGATTTTGAGACGTGGCTATATTGCTTATGCCATCCGCCAAAACTTTTATTGCTACTTAAATTTTCGATCGTCATGACCATACTCCAGAAATAAGTAAAAGCCTGTCCAACCCAAACCGTCATAACAGTAAGGGTTAGCTCAGAACAAGGTGTTGTTCAGGTTAAGTGACTATTTGTCAAAGTGAATAACGCTTCGAATACTTTTACCTTGGTGCATTAGATCAAATGCTTCGTTTACCTTATCAAGCCCCATGGTATGAGTAATAAAGTCATTCAGCTTAAACTCACCCGCT
This genomic window from Alkalimarinus sediminis contains:
- a CDS encoding multiheme c-type cytochrome, whose translation is MIGISHLKKILHTALVAALAIIGSNVKAESGKVSIQPHMSLENCFRCHVDARDIAVNPSGDIAVHYGATNKPAEVPGGRLLCVDCHTTLISVEEYKKHIANDDSRPIRLPKIECHDCHGTLEQRPKEEKAETDTEGGVKVLRSDGTPFGNIVKQDQKVILTSVTSKKIEVTILKDKRINNTWSSELSRQTKQQSQHNNELNCIDCHSDWAPTCYGCHK
- a CDS encoding PDZ domain-containing protein, coding for MNIIMTFYKVLMAYPTFELPWFGFSYRNLTVKEHHLLADNKQYSKGVAIKYIWPNSIASNSGLIKDDIIMSVNGYTFDNNYDLDKFIFKTGANKEAEIVAFRGGQIIKTTITSEVRPRWAAP
- a CDS encoding cation diffusion facilitator family transporter, yielding MKVAIGSGIFMVVLALFFSIIAQSEALLLDGLFSFINMIMALITLQVSRLISRPNDSRYHFGYWSYEPLLNLAKGSLITIVSLFALGSAIIVLIDGGRHIEADMAMIYAVIATSGCLLVHRYLKQVAKECNSPIIAVDAHNWLIDGVISGAVALAFVVVYLLESMGVNSFTPYADPVLVILLVCGTIPIPLRIIRDNWRQIIGHAPHHETQLETKNCVDSLMSSIPVSHYNLRMSEIGRLLYIQLYLVSDTSMTIAETDLIRERLYDKLNKQLEDRCSSLAVDFIFCTDDQWVKRSTHPDELTNTKTQPDV
- a CDS encoding SemiSWEET family sugar transporter, coding for MAYLGGFFTMISFVPQIWRCYKTKCANDLSIGMLIITLLSGLFYESYAILLNLTPVIITNSIFILLVLLLLVLKIRYDKITKQHTLTTGKKSHKSRHWLRYFYGCTRFVFFDHCAV
- a CDS encoding GNAT family N-acyltransferase — translated: MSFERLLATNDSEFQTRIATDKADNKRTSLLNDGFEKLAESNSTFFGDFIKSHPHLQGIEFVEQILEHFQFSFQTPWKEKESIPTDGRVVIISNHPLGTLDAAALYKLVSDVRPDVKVIVEDGKTLPDDLESSPLASIVLPYQMNANPQSADGLASSEVGQDVNKAAYEFLASEGALIIFPCQDVSRIRPTGISDPKWRDDFLCLAKLAQAPILPVFIDATNSALFYGLSAIYKPLSSFLLVPEMYKQNRKSVSIRVGDLITHETFNQSGLPFKTQVKLFKKHVYKIGKGKKGIWPTQSAVAHPESRKTLKQLVSSQTHLGETNDGKQIYLYQKSGSCAALREIGRLREIAFRAVGEGTGQRRDIDRYDSIYSQLVLWDEKNLEIVGAYRLAEARNIIKGKGVDGLYSASLFDYDEAIIPILEQGAELGRSFVQPKYWGKRSLDYLWYGIGSFLSNKPDVRYLFGPVSLSNDMPKAAKDLMVYFFSMYFGQPEHQQAFLKNSGCLDVESGTPIRHISKLAHSKHPYNLSSDLIDSLKGNFSGDDYKNDFRTLKNIMSNMGCSIPTLFKQYSELCEPGGLVFLDFGVDAGFGECIDGLVMVDVTKIKQKKRTRYITENSFEKQNDRLNPSMISYSKGQSVSTESTAKEI
- the fghA gene encoding S-formylglutathione hydrolase, which produces MTIENLSSNKSFGGWHKQYSHVSKSLNCTMRFAIYLPPQASNGQEVPVLYWLSGLTCTDENFMQKAGAHRIAAELGIAIVAPDTSPRGDDVADDEGYDLGKGAGFYVNATQAPWNRHYHMYDYIVNELPALIESTFPVSNKRAISGHSMGGHGALMITLRNPERYLSVSAFSPISNPSNCPWGKKAFTAYLGEDSAAWRHYDTSILMRDAKDKIPGLVDQGLADDFLTEQLKPELLEAAAKANDYPLEVRLHEGYDHSYYFIASFIEDHLRFHGGYLNG
- a CDS encoding permease, whose amino-acid sequence is MLAFIERFSHAFMGMLYEMAPFLVIGVVAAGLVHESLGRFQRLRHFAQKRTILSLSFFNLSGLILPICSCGTVPMAVSMRGQGVPYGNLFSFIFSAPATSIAAIILSIALLGAEFTLYYIIGAIVCSYIIGFTFFALEPKATIQDNLYIPTTINAASSEGHSDGSFIVRSIKWATTVYGSRIAFDLILGLLLVALLVSSFSLTNLSGWLDDLPFLVACLIMILLAIPMYICSLPGIMLGSTMILSGVKPELVWVFLMAGPVTNLGDLNVLRKSMGNKPTALYVGLVVTTTIAWAYLIHIQIDWMDVWGHVRQYFAQQPALLVGSEQSDYWSQNSVLPSWPWLYWGSTILVVMLVLNGAYLTLKEFFTNPCLHCTHFQSDMALNPVVCQHPCWKKNTFRRWKQFQKKRKSRVVRFDPTKN